A section of the Agromyces aurantiacus genome encodes:
- a CDS encoding phosphoadenylyl-sulfate reductase: MSARNIGHPRVEEGAPRDSGVEEAAQRPSRVRRTPDNLRALAEAGNAALGSLTDHEASPAEVVAWVAANFATDAAAVACSMADAALPHLVAQYLPGVDVLFLDTGYHFAATHATRDEVARQLDVRIVDVLPEQTVAEQDAAFGAELFARDPGLCCARRKVEPLQRALGGYEVWFTGVRRDEAPTRTLTPLVTYDERNGLVKVNPVAAWTFDDLLDYAGAFGVPVNLLMSQGYPSIGCEPCTKPVAAGEDPRSGRWAGLSKTECGLHL; the protein is encoded by the coding sequence GTGAGCGCGCGCAACATCGGCCACCCGAGGGTTGAGGAGGGCGCTCCGCGCGACTCGGGGGTTGAGGAGGCCGCTCAGCGCCCGTCTCGCGTCCGCCGCACTCCCGACAACCTCCGCGCCCTCGCCGAGGCCGGCAACGCCGCGCTCGGCAGCCTCACCGACCACGAGGCATCCCCCGCCGAGGTCGTCGCGTGGGTCGCGGCGAACTTCGCGACGGATGCCGCGGCCGTCGCCTGCTCGATGGCCGACGCCGCGCTGCCGCACCTCGTCGCGCAGTACCTCCCGGGCGTCGACGTGCTCTTCCTCGACACCGGCTACCACTTCGCCGCGACGCACGCGACGCGCGACGAGGTCGCCCGCCAGCTCGACGTCCGCATCGTCGACGTGCTTCCGGAGCAGACCGTCGCCGAGCAGGACGCCGCATTCGGCGCCGAGCTGTTCGCGCGCGACCCGGGCCTCTGCTGCGCGCGCCGCAAGGTCGAGCCACTGCAGCGCGCGCTCGGCGGCTACGAGGTGTGGTTCACGGGCGTCCGCCGCGACGAGGCGCCGACGCGCACGCTCACGCCGCTCGTCACGTACGACGAGCGGAACGGGCTCGTCAAGGTCAACCCGGTCGCGGCATGGACCTTCGACGACCTCCTCGACTACGCGGGCGCGTTCGGGGTGCCCGTGAACCTCCTCATGTCGCAGGGGTATCCCTCGATCGGCTGCGAGCCGTGCACGAAGCCCGTCGCCGCGGGCGAGGACCCGAGGTCGGGCCGCTGGGCCGGCCTCTCGAAGACGGAATGCGGGTTGCACCTATGA
- the cysD gene encoding sulfate adenylyltransferase subunit CysD, translating to MTDTNLPPRVEEVAQRPSRNQDAQAGFETPPSSAPQPSHGAPRPSQALDTLDALEAEAIHIIREVVAEFERPVLLFSGGKDSVVVLHLATKAFWPAKVPFPVLHVDTGHNFPEVLRFRDETVERLGIRLEVASVQDYLDDGRLQERADGTRNPLQTQPLLDAIAAGRHDAVFGGARRDEDKARAKERIISLRDEFGQWDPRNQRPELWSLYNGRHTVGQHVRAFPISNWTELDVWRYIEREQISLPPLYFAHEREVYARDGMWLAVSDVSAPRAGETIERRTVRYRTVGDLSCTGAVLSDAATVSDIVREVAASTLTERGATRADDRLSEAAMEDRKKDGYF from the coding sequence ATGACCGACACGAACCTCCCCCCGCGGGTTGAGGAGGTCGCGCAGCGACCGTCTCGAAACCAGGATGCGCAGGCGGGTTTCGAGACGCCTCCTTCGTCGGCTCCGCAACCCTCACACGGTGCTCCTCGACCCTCACAGGCGCTCGACACGCTCGACGCGCTCGAGGCCGAGGCGATTCACATCATCCGCGAGGTCGTCGCCGAGTTCGAGCGCCCCGTCCTGCTCTTCTCCGGCGGCAAGGACTCCGTCGTGGTGCTGCACCTCGCGACCAAGGCGTTCTGGCCCGCGAAGGTGCCGTTCCCGGTGCTGCACGTCGACACCGGCCACAACTTCCCCGAGGTGCTGCGGTTCCGCGACGAGACCGTCGAGCGGCTCGGCATCCGCCTCGAGGTCGCCTCGGTGCAGGACTACCTCGACGATGGCCGCCTCCAGGAGCGGGCGGATGGCACGCGCAACCCGCTGCAGACCCAGCCGCTGCTCGACGCCATCGCGGCCGGCCGGCACGACGCGGTCTTCGGCGGCGCACGCCGCGACGAGGACAAGGCGCGCGCCAAGGAGCGCATCATCTCGCTGCGCGACGAGTTCGGCCAGTGGGACCCGCGCAACCAGCGGCCCGAGCTCTGGAGCCTCTACAACGGCCGGCACACGGTCGGCCAGCACGTGCGCGCGTTCCCGATCTCGAACTGGACCGAGCTCGACGTTTGGCGGTACATCGAGCGCGAGCAGATCTCGCTGCCGCCGCTGTACTTCGCGCACGAGCGCGAGGTCTATGCGCGCGACGGCATGTGGCTCGCGGTGAGCGACGTCTCCGCGCCGCGCGCGGGCGAGACCATCGAGCGCCGCACCGTGCGCTACCGCACCGTCGGCGACCTGAGCTGCACCGGCGCCGTGCTGTCGGATGCCGCGACGGTGTCGGACATCGTCCGTGAGGTCGCGGCATCCACCCTCACCGAGCGCGGCGCCACGCGCGCCGACGACCGCCTCTCGGAGGCGGCGATGGAGGACCGCAAGAAGGACGGGTACTTCTGA
- a CDS encoding ABC transporter substrate-binding protein, with protein sequence MTARSRAIRSTRLGDLAGMMLAGAILVSATLTGCAAQPAAGAGTQPDAPAAEATGTPAEELRLGYFANVTHAPALVGLEEGLIQDALGDTTLSTQVFNAGPAAIEALSAGAIDATYIGPNPAINTYIASAGQSARIVAGAASGGAALVVQPGIDGADDLDGANLATPQLGNTQDVALRTWLADEGYETSTTGGGDVTISPTENSQTLTLFQAGDLDGAWLPEPWVSRLVVDAGAEVLVDEADLWEDGEFPTTVLLVRADFLAAHPETVRALVAGHAASVTWLDENPDAAADVINARLTADAGKGLSDAVIDRALEHVDFTVDPHADTFEQLLQDGVDAGTSKAGDIDGLFDLSALNAVLEQAGEEPVSAAGLGTE encoded by the coding sequence ATGACCGCACGCTCGCGCGCCATTCGCTCGACCCGTCTCGGAGACCTCGCCGGCATGATGCTCGCCGGGGCGATCCTCGTGAGCGCGACCCTCACCGGCTGCGCGGCGCAGCCCGCAGCGGGTGCCGGCACCCAGCCCGACGCCCCCGCCGCGGAGGCGACGGGCACGCCCGCCGAGGAGCTGCGACTCGGGTACTTCGCCAACGTCACCCACGCGCCCGCGCTCGTGGGCCTCGAGGAGGGGCTCATCCAGGACGCGCTCGGCGACACGACGCTCTCGACGCAGGTGTTCAACGCCGGCCCGGCCGCGATCGAAGCGCTCTCGGCCGGCGCGATCGACGCGACGTACATCGGCCCGAACCCGGCGATCAACACCTACATCGCCTCGGCCGGCCAGTCGGCGCGCATCGTCGCCGGCGCCGCCAGCGGCGGGGCGGCGCTGGTCGTCCAGCCCGGCATCGACGGCGCCGACGACCTCGACGGCGCCAACCTGGCGACGCCCCAGCTCGGCAACACGCAGGATGTCGCGCTGCGCACCTGGCTCGCCGACGAGGGCTACGAGACGTCGACCACGGGCGGCGGCGACGTGACCATCTCGCCGACTGAGAACTCGCAGACGCTCACGCTGTTCCAGGCCGGCGACCTCGACGGCGCCTGGCTGCCCGAGCCGTGGGTCTCGCGGCTCGTGGTCGACGCGGGCGCCGAGGTGCTCGTCGACGAGGCCGACCTCTGGGAGGACGGCGAGTTCCCCACGACCGTGCTGCTCGTGCGCGCCGACTTCCTCGCGGCGCACCCTGAGACGGTGCGGGCGCTCGTCGCCGGCCACGCGGCATCCGTCACCTGGCTCGATGAGAACCCGGATGCCGCGGCCGACGTGATCAACGCGCGCCTGACCGCCGACGCGGGCAAGGGTCTCTCCGACGCGGTCATCGACCGCGCGCTCGAGCACGTCGACTTCACCGTCGACCCGCACGCCGACACGTTCGAGCAGCTCCTGCAGGACGGCGTCGACGCGGGCACGTCGAAGGCCGGCGACATCGACGGGCTGTTCGACCTCTCGGCGCTGAACGCGGTGCTCGAGCAGGCCGGCGAGGAGCCCGTGAGCGCGGCGGGACTCGGGACGGAGTAA
- a CDS encoding PDC sensor domain-containing protein: MTLVDTAAGIAQRVAATIDPVFAVIDDWRANAERHLAADAEPRAATFDPVVADLVAAELERPGTLITGAGFVAAPGFLADAPWHLAWWLSGASPFRVEQTGGGLRRLDAVSDPDAESFRDYTTLEWWRVPARTGRRHLTGPYVDYLCTDDYTVTITTPVAVDGEMAGLVGADVYVARLEQALLPVLREADRTCTIVNASGRIVASTDTHRATGALLRLDGLADALAPLREAEGVGLVTAVAPLPGGADVVPCGDTSLALVVE; this comes from the coding sequence ATGACCCTCGTGGACACCGCCGCCGGCATCGCACAGCGCGTCGCCGCGACCATCGACCCGGTCTTCGCCGTCATCGACGACTGGCGGGCGAACGCCGAGCGCCACCTCGCCGCCGACGCCGAGCCGCGCGCCGCGACGTTCGACCCCGTGGTGGCCGACCTCGTCGCCGCCGAACTCGAGCGACCCGGCACCCTGATCACCGGCGCGGGCTTCGTCGCGGCACCCGGCTTCCTCGCCGACGCGCCATGGCACCTCGCGTGGTGGCTCTCGGGCGCGTCGCCGTTCCGCGTCGAGCAGACGGGCGGCGGCCTGCGCCGGCTGGATGCGGTGAGCGACCCCGACGCCGAGTCGTTCCGCGACTACACCACGCTCGAGTGGTGGCGCGTGCCCGCGCGTACCGGCCGGCGGCACCTCACCGGGCCCTACGTCGACTACCTCTGCACCGACGACTACACCGTCACGATCACGACGCCGGTCGCCGTCGACGGCGAGATGGCCGGCCTCGTCGGCGCCGACGTGTACGTGGCCCGGCTCGAGCAGGCGCTGCTGCCGGTGCTGCGCGAGGCCGACCGCACGTGCACGATCGTCAACGCCTCGGGGCGCATCGTCGCCTCGACCGACACGCACCGCGCGACCGGCGCGCTGCTCCGGCTCGACGGGCTCGCCGACGCCCTCGCGCCGCTCCGCGAGGCCGAGGGCGTGGGCCTCGTGACGGCGGTCGCGCCGCTGCCCGGCGGGGCCGATGTCGTGCCGTGCGGCGACACCTCGCTCGCCCTGGTGGTCGAGTAG
- a CDS encoding sulfate adenylyltransferase subunit 1, with the protein MSTLFRFATAGSVDDGKSTLVGRLLHDSKAILADQLESVARTSAERGFGGEPGAIDFALLTDGLRAEREQGITIDVAYRYFSTGRRSFILADCPGHVQYTRNMVTGSATADAVVVLVDVRNGVLEQTRRHLAVVQLLRVPHVIVAVNKIDLTGYDRAAFEAVAADVAALARDLGLPDAHTIPVSALAGDNVVERSANTPWYDGPSLLELLEELATIDELETDLEALRLPVQLVIRPQGALSPELTSAGRGASAGERLETQPQDDFRDYRAFAGRIESGTVRVGDAVEVFPAGITTTVVGIDRGPLAVDEASAPLSVSLRLADPVDAARGAVIAASGSLPRPRREIEADVFQLDGRPLTTGSRVLVKHGTSTVQALVTDIRGRLDLDTLETTPTAALETNDIGLVRLKLAADLAVEPYAAHRRAGAFLVIHPHDGATLAAGIVTEGDTA; encoded by the coding sequence ATGAGCACGCTGTTCCGCTTCGCGACCGCCGGGTCGGTCGACGACGGCAAGTCGACGCTCGTGGGCCGCCTGCTGCACGACTCGAAGGCGATCCTCGCCGACCAGCTCGAGTCGGTCGCGCGCACGAGCGCCGAGCGCGGCTTCGGCGGCGAGCCCGGTGCGATCGACTTCGCGCTGCTCACCGACGGCCTTCGCGCCGAGCGCGAGCAGGGCATCACGATCGACGTCGCCTACCGCTACTTCTCGACCGGTCGGCGGTCGTTCATCCTGGCCGACTGCCCCGGCCACGTGCAGTACACGCGCAACATGGTCACCGGCTCGGCCACGGCCGACGCGGTCGTCGTACTCGTCGACGTGCGCAACGGCGTGCTCGAGCAGACCCGCCGGCACCTCGCGGTCGTGCAGCTGCTGCGCGTGCCGCACGTGATCGTCGCGGTCAACAAGATCGACCTGACCGGCTACGACCGGGCCGCGTTCGAGGCGGTGGCGGCGGATGTCGCCGCGCTCGCGCGCGACCTCGGCCTGCCCGACGCGCACACGATCCCGGTCTCGGCGCTCGCAGGCGACAACGTCGTCGAGCGGTCGGCGAACACGCCCTGGTACGACGGGCCGAGCCTGCTCGAGTTGCTCGAAGAGCTCGCGACGATCGACGAGCTCGAGACCGACCTCGAAGCGCTGCGCCTCCCCGTGCAACTCGTGATCCGCCCGCAGGGCGCGCTATCGCCCGAGCTGACCTCTGCGGGTCGAGGAGCGAGCGCCGGCGAGCGTCTCGAGACCCAGCCGCAGGACGACTTCCGCGACTACCGCGCGTTCGCGGGCCGCATCGAATCGGGCACCGTCCGGGTCGGCGACGCCGTCGAGGTGTTCCCCGCCGGCATCACGACCACCGTCGTCGGCATCGACCGCGGGCCGCTGGCCGTCGACGAGGCATCCGCCCCGCTCTCGGTCTCGCTGCGCCTCGCCGACCCGGTCGACGCGGCGCGCGGCGCCGTCATCGCAGCCTCCGGATCCCTCCCGCGTCCGCGACGCGAGATCGAGGCCGACGTATTCCAGCTCGACGGGCGTCCGTTGACCACGGGCAGCCGCGTGCTGGTCAAGCACGGCACCTCGACCGTGCAGGCGCTCGTCACCGACATCCGGGGCCGGCTCGACCTCGACACGCTCGAGACGACCCCGACCGCGGCGCTCGAGACCAACGACATCGGACTCGTGCGGCTGAAGCTCGCGGCGGACCTCGCCGTCGAGCCGTACGCCGCGCACCGCCGGGCCGGGGCGTTCCTGGTCATCCACCCGCACGACGGCGCGACCCTCGCCGCCGGCATCGTCACCGAAGGAGATACAGCATGA
- a CDS encoding nitrite/sulfite reductase: protein MRGAARGEPAARDIRPPRPSAKPNGQWKVDGTAPLNANEEWKQADGGLSVRERIETIYADGGFASIDPTDLHGRFRWWGLYTQRKPGIDGGRTATLEPHELEDEYFMLRVRIDGGQLTTEQLRVIGGISTEFGRDTADLTDRQNVQLHWIRVEDVPEIWRRLEAVGLGTTEACGDVPRVILGSPVAGIAADELIDPTPQIEEIASRFIGDESLANLPRKFKSAITGHPSQDVVHEINDVAFVAVEHPSLGVGYDLWVGGGLSTAPRLAERLGVFVAPSQVAEVWHGVAQIFRDYGYRRLRNKARLKFLLADWGVARFREVLETEYLGEALPDGPAAPAPATVGDHVGVHRQKDGRFYVGATPIVGRVSGPALTKLADLIEAHGSTRLRTTPHQKVVILDIPEDRVESLIAGLDELGLQARPSLIRRGTIACTGIEFCKLAIVETKAYATAAVLELEERLAAFDLPHPIALHVNGCPNSCARIQTADIGLKGQLVTIDGEQVPGYQVHLGGGLASQDRDEAGLGRTVRGLKVAADGIADYVERVVTRFLEERDAAAGETFAQWAHRADEEALR from the coding sequence GTGCGCGGGGCCGCACGGGGAGAGCCGGCGGCACGCGACATCCGCCCGCCCCGCCCCTCGGCGAAGCCGAACGGGCAGTGGAAGGTCGACGGCACCGCACCGCTCAACGCGAACGAGGAGTGGAAGCAGGCCGACGGCGGCCTGAGCGTGCGCGAGCGGATCGAGACGATCTACGCCGACGGCGGCTTCGCGTCGATCGACCCGACCGACCTGCACGGCCGCTTCCGCTGGTGGGGGCTGTACACGCAGCGCAAGCCCGGGATCGACGGCGGTCGCACCGCGACGCTCGAGCCGCACGAGCTCGAGGACGAGTACTTCATGCTGCGCGTCCGCATCGACGGCGGGCAGCTCACGACCGAGCAGCTGCGCGTCATCGGCGGCATCTCGACGGAGTTCGGGCGCGACACGGCCGACCTCACCGACCGCCAGAACGTGCAGCTCCACTGGATCCGGGTCGAGGACGTGCCCGAGATCTGGCGCCGGCTCGAGGCGGTCGGGCTCGGCACGACCGAGGCGTGCGGCGACGTGCCCCGGGTCATCCTCGGCTCGCCCGTCGCGGGCATCGCGGCCGACGAGCTCATCGACCCGACGCCGCAGATCGAGGAGATCGCGTCACGGTTCATCGGCGACGAGTCGCTCGCGAACCTGCCGCGCAAGTTCAAGTCGGCCATCACCGGGCACCCCAGCCAGGACGTCGTGCACGAGATCAACGACGTCGCGTTCGTCGCGGTCGAGCACCCCTCGCTGGGCGTCGGGTACGACCTCTGGGTCGGCGGCGGGCTCTCGACGGCGCCGCGGCTCGCCGAGCGGCTCGGCGTGTTCGTCGCCCCCTCGCAGGTGGCCGAGGTGTGGCACGGCGTCGCGCAGATCTTCCGCGACTACGGCTACCGGCGGCTGCGCAACAAGGCGCGCCTGAAGTTCCTGCTCGCCGACTGGGGCGTCGCGAGGTTCCGCGAGGTGCTCGAGACCGAGTACCTCGGCGAGGCGCTGCCCGACGGACCCGCGGCACCCGCGCCGGCCACGGTCGGCGACCACGTGGGCGTGCACCGCCAGAAGGACGGCCGGTTCTACGTCGGCGCGACGCCCATCGTCGGTCGTGTGTCGGGTCCGGCCCTGACGAAGCTCGCCGACCTGATCGAGGCGCACGGCTCGACCCGCCTGCGCACCACGCCGCACCAGAAGGTCGTCATCCTCGACATCCCCGAGGACCGCGTCGAGTCACTCATCGCGGGCCTCGACGAGCTCGGCCTCCAGGCCCGGCCGAGCCTCATCCGCCGCGGCACCATCGCGTGCACGGGCATCGAGTTCTGCAAGCTCGCGATCGTCGAGACCAAGGCGTACGCGACCGCGGCCGTGCTCGAGCTCGAGGAGCGCCTCGCCGCGTTCGACCTGCCGCACCCGATCGCGCTGCACGTCAACGGCTGCCCCAACTCGTGCGCGCGCATCCAGACCGCCGACATCGGGCTCAAGGGCCAGCTCGTGACCATCGACGGCGAGCAGGTGCCGGGCTACCAGGTGCACCTCGGCGGCGGGCTCGCCTCGCAGGACCGCGACGAGGCCGGCCTCGGCCGCACGGTCCGCGGCCTCAAGGTCGCCGCCGACGGCATCGCCGACTACGTCGAGCGCGTCGTCACACGGTTCCTCGAGGAGCGCGACGCGGCCGCCGGCGAGACGTTCGCCCAGTGGGCGCACCGCGCCGACGAGGAGGCCCTGCGGTGA
- a CDS encoding sirohydrochlorin chelatase has translation MNARPPALVGISHGTSSEDGRRAVRGLHAAVAEAAARRHPQAPPSVRLGHVDVEQPDVPATLASLDPGEPAVVVPLLLSAGYHVYVDLTEAVADETERPVALAGALGPDDRLAALLLRRLHEAGLRDDDRIVLAVAGSSDTRAIDDCRDQARRLAAASGREVSLGFLSAAEPRLPDAVAAARADGAAARVVVANYLLAPGYFDDLARAAGADVTAAPLLVPDAPAPGELVEIVLDRYEASARALAA, from the coding sequence ATGAACGCGCGCCCACCCGCCCTCGTCGGCATCTCGCACGGTACGTCGTCGGAGGACGGCCGCCGGGCGGTGCGCGGCCTGCACGCCGCGGTCGCCGAGGCGGCGGCCCGGCGCCATCCGCAGGCACCGCCCTCGGTGCGGCTCGGACACGTCGACGTCGAGCAGCCCGACGTGCCGGCCACGCTCGCGTCGCTCGATCCGGGCGAACCGGCGGTCGTCGTGCCGCTGCTGCTCTCGGCGGGCTACCACGTCTACGTCGACCTCACCGAGGCCGTCGCCGACGAGACGGAGCGCCCGGTCGCGCTCGCCGGCGCCCTCGGACCCGACGACCGCCTCGCGGCGCTGCTGCTGCGCCGCCTGCACGAGGCGGGCCTGCGCGACGACGACCGCATCGTGCTCGCCGTCGCCGGATCGAGCGACACGCGCGCGATCGACGACTGCCGCGACCAGGCGCGGCGGCTCGCTGCGGCGTCCGGTCGGGAGGTATCGCTGGGCTTCCTGTCGGCGGCCGAGCCCCGCCTGCCCGACGCCGTCGCGGCGGCGCGAGCGGACGGCGCGGCCGCGCGCGTCGTCGTCGCGAACTACCTGCTCGCACCCGGCTACTTCGACGACCTCGCGCGCGCCGCGGGCGCCGACGTGACGGCCGCGCCGCTGCTCGTGCCGGATGCGCCGGCCCCCGGCGAACTCGTCGAGATCGTGCTCGACCGCTACGAGGCATCCGCGCGCGCGCTCGCGGCCTGA
- a CDS encoding vWA domain-containing protein, translating into MRDAPENAPRRDRSRLREEGRRRRRRVLWVAVAGGVAAVLAIGGAVTAAMLTTQGGTSAGPGASAEPEPIVFPSDEPAPTAGAEPCTTVRALSSFENAEMVQRLAEAYNAAPRDVEGACVEVVPTKDKSGIAAAEAAVGFTEQAEDERPALWIPDANSWLGVARDAGGSANVPEEGESIASSDIVLAMPEDLAAAIGWDDEPPTWTEVFATSEDASVWSDLDHPEWGEFKLGKTSPLVASSGEAAMLASYGSAAGSIADLSADDIADDEVTAEVKQHELATSHYMATPEHFLWHARQSEDKGGSAADFLSAVIVDEKSVWDYNRGITSRDGVTRIESDPPQEQLVPIYPTDGFYVADNPAVVLTGSWVDDEEAAAAADFVRFASTAEGQAIVRETGYRDLNGELDPGVADVGALTESPDGGLAFPAPSVVVAMHEAFDEVRKRANVLFLVDVSGSMGDKIATGETKLAAAKVAISKALDYFAEGDDVGLAAFSEVDANPLAPGVVSPVGDITETRDDFEAALGKLKPIEWTPLYEAVDTFATQQAEDWDPDRINAIVLLSDGRNETEAPSTSSAQMLATLDELHHSTPVLVFTLAYGADADVKTLQAISSATGAHFYDSTDPTEVDEVLGDLVTSF; encoded by the coding sequence ATGCGCGATGCACCCGAGAACGCCCCGCGACGCGACCGAAGCCGACTGCGCGAGGAGGGCCGGCGCCGGCGCCGGCGCGTGCTCTGGGTGGCCGTGGCGGGCGGCGTCGCCGCGGTGCTCGCGATCGGGGGCGCCGTGACCGCCGCGATGCTCACCACCCAGGGCGGCACGAGCGCCGGGCCGGGCGCGTCGGCCGAGCCCGAGCCGATCGTCTTCCCCAGCGACGAACCCGCCCCGACCGCCGGTGCCGAGCCGTGCACGACGGTCCGCGCGCTCTCGTCGTTCGAGAACGCCGAGATGGTCCAGCGGCTCGCCGAGGCCTACAACGCCGCGCCCCGCGATGTCGAGGGCGCCTGCGTCGAGGTCGTGCCGACCAAGGACAAGTCCGGCATCGCCGCAGCCGAGGCGGCGGTCGGATTCACTGAGCAGGCGGAGGACGAGCGCCCGGCCCTCTGGATCCCCGACGCGAACTCGTGGCTCGGCGTCGCGCGCGACGCCGGCGGCTCGGCGAACGTGCCCGAGGAGGGCGAGAGCATCGCGTCGTCCGACATCGTCCTGGCGATGCCGGAGGATCTCGCGGCCGCGATCGGCTGGGACGACGAGCCGCCGACGTGGACCGAGGTCTTCGCGACCTCGGAAGACGCGTCGGTCTGGAGCGACCTCGACCACCCGGAGTGGGGCGAGTTCAAGCTCGGCAAGACCAGCCCGCTCGTCGCGAGCTCGGGCGAGGCCGCCATGCTCGCGTCCTACGGCTCCGCGGCCGGATCGATCGCGGACCTCTCGGCCGACGACATCGCCGACGACGAGGTGACCGCCGAGGTGAAGCAGCACGAGCTCGCCACGAGCCACTACATGGCCACGCCCGAGCACTTCCTCTGGCACGCGCGGCAGTCCGAGGACAAGGGCGGATCGGCGGCCGACTTCCTCTCGGCCGTCATCGTCGACGAGAAGTCGGTGTGGGACTACAACCGCGGCATCACGAGCCGTGACGGAGTGACGCGCATCGAGAGCGACCCGCCCCAGGAGCAGCTCGTGCCGATCTACCCCACCGACGGCTTCTACGTCGCCGACAACCCCGCGGTCGTGCTCACCGGCAGCTGGGTCGACGACGAGGAGGCGGCCGCGGCGGCCGACTTCGTGCGGTTCGCGAGCACGGCGGAGGGCCAGGCGATCGTGCGCGAGACCGGCTACCGCGATCTCAACGGCGAGCTCGACCCCGGCGTCGCCGACGTCGGCGCGCTCACCGAGTCGCCCGACGGCGGGCTGGCGTTCCCCGCGCCGTCCGTGGTCGTGGCGATGCACGAGGCGTTCGACGAGGTGCGCAAGCGTGCGAACGTGCTGTTCCTCGTCGACGTCTCCGGGTCGATGGGCGACAAGATCGCGACCGGCGAGACGAAGCTCGCCGCGGCGAAGGTCGCCATCTCGAAGGCGCTCGACTACTTCGCCGAGGGCGACGACGTGGGGCTCGCCGCGTTCTCCGAGGTCGACGCGAACCCGCTCGCTCCCGGGGTGGTGAGCCCCGTGGGCGACATCACGGAGACGCGCGACGACTTCGAGGCCGCGCTCGGCAAGCTCAAGCCGATCGAGTGGACGCCGCTCTACGAGGCGGTCGACACGTTCGCGACGCAGCAGGCCGAGGACTGGGACCCCGACCGCATCAACGCGATCGTGCTCCTCAGCGACGGCAGGAACGAGACCGAGGCGCCCAGCACCTCGAGCGCGCAGATGCTCGCCACGCTGGACGAGCTGCACCACTCCACGCCCGTGCTGGTGTTCACCCTCGCCTACGGCGCCGATGCCGACGTGAAGACCCTGCAGGCGATCTCGTCGGCGACGGGCGCGCACTTCTACGACTCGACCGACCCGACCGAGGTCGACGAGGTGCTCGGCGACCTCGTGACGAGCTTCTGA
- a CDS encoding FadR/GntR family transcriptional regulator — MPQSSARTDPARAVIFSPLDGSGRAELVEQRLTDAIVSGVLRDGERLPSEAELARSLGVALVTAREALVALRHKGLVRTRRGRDGGSFVTYDRDASTRLIDGRLRAASRIELRDLSILVSAIAGMAAEVAADRASDDDVQSLVEIDARADLANTGGARRAVGRFQLEVAAVSQSPRLVHEELRLQAETGVLLWLCLRQQEYRDRSREARLEVIDAIRRADGASARRATVDHITSAVEWLVDEKARLESAPATDAAPTRPRTTEGSRS, encoded by the coding sequence ATGCCGCAGTCCAGTGCGCGCACCGACCCCGCCCGCGCCGTGATCTTCTCCCCGCTCGACGGTTCGGGCCGGGCCGAGCTCGTCGAGCAGCGCCTGACCGACGCGATCGTCTCGGGCGTACTGCGCGACGGCGAACGGCTGCCGAGCGAGGCCGAGCTCGCCCGCAGCCTCGGCGTCGCGCTCGTCACCGCGCGCGAGGCGCTCGTCGCCCTCCGCCACAAGGGGCTCGTGCGCACCCGGCGCGGCCGCGACGGCGGCAGCTTCGTCACCTACGACCGCGACGCCTCGACGCGGCTCATCGACGGGCGGCTGCGCGCCGCGAGCCGCATCGAGCTGCGCGACCTCTCCATCCTCGTCTCCGCGATCGCGGGCATGGCGGCCGAGGTCGCCGCCGACCGCGCGAGCGACGACGACGTGCAGAGCCTCGTCGAGATCGACGCGCGCGCCGACCTCGCGAACACGGGCGGCGCCCGGCGCGCGGTCGGCCGCTTCCAGCTCGAGGTCGCCGCCGTCAGCCAGTCGCCGAGGCTCGTCCACGAGGAACTGCGGCTCCAGGCCGAGACGGGCGTCCTGCTCTGGCTCTGCCTGCGCCAGCAGGAGTACCGTGACCGGAGCAGGGAGGCCCGCCTCGAGGTGATCGACGCGATCCGGCGAGCGGATGGCGCATCCGCCCGCCGCGCGACCGTCGACCACATCACGTCGGCCGTCGAATGGCTGGTCGACGAGAAGGCCCGGCTCGAGTCGGCCCCCGCGACCGACGCCGCGCCGACGCGGCCCCGAACGACCGAAGGGAGCCGGTCATGA